Part of the Oreochromis aureus strain Israel breed Guangdong linkage group 20, ZZ_aureus, whole genome shotgun sequence genome, TTCTTAAGTGAACTCagcttttttcctcttgtaccaCCAAGTTGATATTTGTGATTTTGAGagcagtgccaaaaactgcTGGATGAATCATACAATGAAAATGGGCACAAACACTCATATACCCCTTTGGATTAActaaaaaggaaaagataaattataaatcatttttattaattacattttttccatAACTTGTAACCAAATAACTGTGTAGCCATGACCGAAGTATCAAAAACTTCAGTTCCTCAAACTGCTGCTTGAGCTtggctccaaaagtgagtcaTTTCCCACAGGCCCCCAAGTTAATAGCATATTTACAACTTGGTGCAAAAGCTGTTTTTACTTCTTTTGATGGTTTGCCCTTTTATAAAAGCTGAGTGTGTTAAATCTTTATAACTCATCCACCTGGATACTGGAGTTAGGGGCATGGTAGGACTGATTGACAGGTGTCCAGATAAAGGCAGCTGCATACAGTGAGCGTCTGCTGGCCCATCCACCTATcactccattttcttctgcttatcaaaTTCAGGGCAGCATAGGGGACTGGGGCCTGGAGTTTTGCTATGTTAAATTCTAGGGTTTTATTAGTACATTACAAGACAGCTCACTTGCATTACAGAACTGGACCTCTTAACCATGTTTAAAAATTTGGAGCAATTTTAATGCAGTGATTAAAACAAGActtcttttgtgtttaattgtacAAACAGTCCATCCTCCAGTTTTggtaagcaattaaaaaaaatgattttgggaCTTTCTAGCTTTCAGGGTGATAGAGTAGAGGCATGAAGACAGGAAAGCTGGAGAAAGACATGCAGCAAATGGACTAAGGCACGTTTGAACTTGGGTCTCTGGATTAGCCTTACGGTAAATGGATCACCTGCTCTACCTGGGAAACTAAACCAGCACCCTCGGTGAGTATTGTTTGTATTCTGTTTGAACTAATTATCAGTCTGTGCACTTGTACCCCGCTAACCATGCTTGTTAGCATTACCTGATCAGTTCATTTTGTTCCACCCTGACACTAGGGAGGTTAAAGGCTCATGCTGGACTGATATTTTGTCATAACACCGTTACTTTGCATTATCCAATAAGTATAATATTAAGtgtattattttatatattgtatCTATTTTGGTCACATCTACTGTTTGTTACATTGCCACATAGGTTTTAgctatttttttacttttatttgccTGGGCAAATAAAAGTACATAAAAAGTTCACAGGAAACAGTTTGGCAGTTCTAAAACTCTGAATAAAACTTCTGAAGGAAAGTCCAATATTAACCTTGAATGcagacagatttttttaaaaaaatgcaccaCACTCTGTCTGAGAGCAGTTCATACATTAACCAAAATAAGAGCagtgggtgaaaaaaaaaaagttgttgcaGCTTCACTAAAAGAGGACTGAAACATATGATATGATAAAGAGACTAAAGACGTATTATCCTAATTGCACTTAAGTGCATTCTCGTATGGGATGATAACTCACGCAAGTCAATACTTAATacacaaatccatttctttAAAATCATGATGGATCTTTTCAGTTTAGTACATCAGAGTCTGAGAGGTGATTTATGGGACCACAGATGCTTGGATAAAGCCTCTCAATCAGACTGTCTTTGGTGACTCAAGGAGTTAATTCTGGATCAGATCCAGTCTTCATTCACTAAATGTCCAACATCTCTTAATCATTTGACCCACTGTGGTGTCTCCTACGTGGTGACTGCTCAGGCATTTCCAAGCCCATTAACTCAGTTTCAACAATCCTAAGTCTTCCCTTTCAGTAAGCATTCAGAGACAGCTTGGATGCACTTAATTTTGCTCTTGTAGTTATAATAAGAGGGATTTATGTGTGTTATAATGCCTCTAAAGCTGCTCAATCTGTTTCTCcctgtgtgctttttttaattCACTGCACACACGATGGGTGGAAAGAGGGACATTTATTTCCCAGTGTTGCCACAGTAACAATTCTCTAAGCTAAGAACTTCAGCCACCATGTACACGTGACAGCTCAGTCCATTCTGCCCAGCACAGCTTGCTGGCAGACACATATGATACTTATTTTGATTCATTGAAGCAGAGTCATCCAGCCAGTAAACAGATGTCTGGACACAACGTGGTGATGTCGGACAGATGTTCATGCATTTTCATCTTAGCCATGTCCACAGAACAGAGCTGAAACCTGGAAGTGTTGTTTACATACTACTAATGTGCAGAAgacaatacatttatatttataagaCACATGTTTTTGACAACATAATAAAGGACAATAAATGCATCTGCCAAAAGGTTGGTTctctttattttatacattatcAGTGCTTCATTGATGCTGCATTCAGATTATTAATAACCTTTGTTGGGGGTTTATTTGTATGGGTTATGGGTTAGACCCCCGTTTTGCCTTCAGGACTGCCTCAGTcctttgtggcacagattcaacaatgtGCTGGAAATATTTCTCAGAGATTTTGATCCATATTTACACGatggcatcacacagttgctgcagatttgtggcTGTACATCAAAGACGAATCTCTTGTTTCACCAGATCACAAAGATGCTCTATTGTATTGAGacctggtgactgtggaggccactTGAGTACAATGAGCTCActgtgatgttaaaaaaaaccgttgtagatgatttgagctttgtgatatggtgtgcaaagaaaatatcccccacatcaTTGCACCACCATCACCTGGTGTGGCCTTCTGTTGCTGTAGTCAAACTGCTTTGTGCATTCAGACATGCTCTTCTGTATACTTTGaatgtaatgagtggttattcgagttccttttttcttcctatcagctcaaagcagtcttgTCAGAGGACTTCTCCTCACgagttattattttctttttttagaccTGTTCAAAGTTACTTAAATCACCTGTATTCCCCATTCTAATGCTCAGTTTAAACTTCAGTAGTCTTCTtcaccatgtctacatgcctaaatacaATGAGTtgctggctgattagatattaaaCAGTGACTAATGAGAATAAATACATTGTGGGAACTGAAACTTAATGTTATTATGTATCCATGCAGAAGCCAGTGTGGAAGTGCAAACAACTGCAGTTCCTTCAATCAGCGTTTGAAGCTGGCCACAACTTCAGCGACGAAATCAACacgtttacagcctgatacctgaATAGTTTGACAGCTAACCTGTTTTGCAATTTTTAAGGTTTAAAAGCAGGTTTGTGATTGCTTTGATTGAGAAGTGGGCTAACAAAGGGAACTGAAGTCAGCAGCTGTTACCTCCTACCTCCGctaatttgagtcactgagGAATCCTTTCTAACtttttgtggtatttgtgccttTTGGAACAGTTTGATAAAATTATGTATTATGGTGTGCACTGTAGTACAGCCTGTCCAAGAAGTTTGTACTTGCAATGCAATATATCAATTATTTATATACAGTTATTTATAAACAGCCTGTGGTCATACATGGAGCTTTAGCTGCATGCTACACCATGCCAACATGTTCAAAATGACAAGTTTTACATTGACATGGTTACTTTTGTATCTTAGCGTGCTACCCATTCTTAATTAGCACTAAACAGCTGTGGTCAGGGagaatttcttttttgtggGTGTTATATTGGCCCAAATATTTTAAACAAGTAGAAATGTGACTTGATGAGGATGATGGTAAAAAGAAAGTCCAGAAATTATCAGAGTCATTTGGACTCATCATCAGGGATCATGGCCAATCCATCTGGTTGAGATATTCCACAAAATAAGTTACATTTAGTCCTGGGGTAGAAAAGGTCAGGTTAATGGGGTTAATCCTTGAAAGTCTGCTCCAATTTTCAGTCGCTGCTGagaattttttttccagcaaaCTATCAGGTGGGTGTTACCGTCCATCGAGTCTTTCTGCTAAAGTGGCTGAAAGGTGAACACTGACCTGGAGTCTAAAAGTGGTAGTGTTGACctttttcaacatttttaacatctATAAACCAAAGGCTATATTTGGAATATGGACTGCACTTATCTCACtgctgacaaaatgtttctattGAGCcttaaaagtacagaaaaaatcAAAGTGTGTAGATATAATTTGTGAAATAAGAATGAACTACTAAATTTATTAAGCAGGCATGCATTAAGGCATGACATATAGACATTTTCAGTTACAAAAATAATGGGACTCTGTATTTCAAAAGCATAATTTAGTGCTTATCAGCTGTTTTGGAATTCCAGAAACTTGCTCTgtctttgaaaatgtttttaattatgcAGTAATATCACTCAAACAGAATTTTTAAGTCCAATCCTAATTAGCCTCACTATTGTATCTCAGATATCTTTGCATAATATACAGTGAGCCATTCAGCTGTGGAAGGAAAATTCTGCCTAGTTTATGTCTGAAGTAAACTGCTGGTGTAAACAAACCTTTGACAGCATTAAATGACCTTACAAATGTATCTAGTCTTAAAAGAGGGCTTAGGATCATTCCAGAAATAAGGGGTCTTCACTGTGTAACACTTGCAACATtgatccaaaacacttgcatcCCCAAGCTGTTAATAGGAAAAGATAATTCCGCTGATCCTACTTAAACAAATCACACTTAAGAAGAGACTTTTACAACTGATTTAATAAGTAGTTACCTAAGAGGGAATACTTGTTTTTCTCATGGTTACAAGAAACATAGGTAGAGTGATAGCTCAGTGCAAAGCTGGACAGATAAATACTGCTTTGGGACGGAGCCATttggaaacaaaacaataagGCAGGGAGGGGGTTGAGAGTGCCCGAGTGCCGGGCTAAGGATCCTGCACTGATCAGCGCTGCatgatgcagaaaacagatgagaaagaggaggaggaggagaggaaggaggagCGAACTGAGAACAGACTGGCTGAGGCTCGCAGCTCTCAGTCTCTTCTCTGTGCTTCGCCAAGCAGCTTCTCTGtgctttcctctttctctctcgccCACATCGGCTTTAATACTCTTGTTGCCTGAGCTTACAAGAGGAAACGTAGCAGCAGAGGGGCTCGCTCACTCGCTCGCACCAACTTCGCCCACGCCATGCTGCCCTGGAGAAGGAATAAGTTTGTTCTGGTGGAGGATGAGGCGAAGAGTAAACCCAAGAGCCTGGGGACTGGACTGACCTACCACTCCATCCTCTCTTCTCTGCTGCGCTCCTGCCCTGACTTGCTACCCGACTGCCCCTTTGACTGGGTGGGTAGCATCTTCCACACAAAACGGCAAAAGGTTGAACTGAATAAAGAGGAGCCGGTTTATAATGTGCGCTACTTGGGAAGTGTGGTCACCATTACGGCAAAGGGAGATGGCTGCACCCAGGAGGCGGTGGCCAAAATCTGGGCGAGGAGCAACTATGGGGACCAGAGTGTCAAGATGAGGTTAACAGTGGGACCACAAGGGATCCGGATGAGTGCCGACAAATCCGGGAAAAAGAAACCCATCCATCTTTACTCCCTGAACAGGATCACTTATTGCACCGCTGACCCGTGCCGGCCTAAGATCCTGGCTTGGATTTATAGGCACCAGGTCAAGAACATGGCGGTGGTGCTCCGGTGTCACGCAGTCCTGGTTAGTAAGTCCGAGAAGGCCCAGGCAATCGCCCACAGCCTCTACCAGAATGCCACCTCCGCATTCAGCGAGTTCAAGCGGCTGAAGCGTCAGAGTGATTTCCGGCActgccagcagcagctgctcgGTGAGGAGGCAGTGCCCCTGATGCCTCTGAGGAGGCTGCTGAATGGGCAGTGCCACTACAGACCGCCTGCCGACAACCCCGGGACTGCCACCCGTCTCTGCTCCATCAccgaggaagaagaagaagaggaggaatgTGAGAAGGAGAGCAAAGATAGAAAGGAAGAGGTGAAGGAAGCGGAGGAGGATGTAGAGGAGCAGCAGGACAAACAGAAGGTTTTAACGACAAACACAGACCCGACTCAGTTATTATCAAAGTTGGACATTGGGGATATTGCCCGACTGGAGCAGTGCCAAATCAACTTTGTCAGTGACAGCAACAACAATACATTTACCTTTATAACCTCTCTGGTGTGACTGTAACACAGTTTAAAGAGTGCACTTCTGCACTACAGTGacacattcctctctctgcCCTTCACTGGTACCCCACTCAGGCTCCCTCCTGCCCCAACCATGTAACACGAAGTGTTTACCAGAAACTTCTCCAACTTACCGAGTGGACAAGAAGAGGCAGACGATCGTTTTGTGGGAGTAATTCCTACTCTGCCCGGATGCCTCAGATTCGGGCTTGACTGTAGCAGTTTGGGAAACTGCATGTTTACACAGGAGGGCTGGTGATGCACAGACTAACAGCAGCACAATGACAAACGAGGACACTGGGTTCAGAAAACACGGGAGCGCTGAGAGACGCTGAGATCGCTGACATTTGTGTCACATATTGATTGCAGCACCGATCAGGATGTAATTATTAGACCTCTGTCTCTTATTTTTGTGAGTATATTTCAAGCCTCGTTTGTAAACAGGGACATTTTTTTGGACTGACTTGTGATATTTTTCAGGGAGGTTCTTTGTAAATTTGTGTAACTTTTCTAAAATGACAATCCTCATTGAAATGACTTGCAGACTGACCTTTCCGAGCGAAGAAGTTTATTACGGTTTTACTAATGATAGCAGCCGACTAATGAATAAGGCTATAATTTAGGAGGCAAGCCATTGAGTCGACATGTTTATTGCTGCCATTTGTTAAGGTCCTTATCATTTATGCATGACAAGTCAGCAGTAACCTTTTTCGTGCTGAGCTATTGTCTTTTTTCTCATGACATCTTTGATCCTTTGGCTTTTAAAATGAACACTGTGATAAATGTGTGACCAGGGACTATTACATAACTGTTCATGCAGCATTGATTAATTCTTATAATGcatctttttaaatatatatttatgatttgctaaagcaaaaacaaactgtttgcCACTGCTCTGCCCGTCTTAGTTTTGCTAATACAGTTTTTCCATGAGCCCTTGCAAAAATGCAAATGACCCTCACTATTGAACACAAGTGTTTGAAATATGACTGTAGCTGATTTCCTGTTAATAATATCTGTGCTACTGTCCCAAGATGCATTGTGATTACTATGAGATGAAGCTTTTTATTTTCCAAATATGATGAATAAAAATTACCCTCGCTTGGGTTTCCTTCTTGAATCTCAGGAGGAGTGTATTTCAAGATGGTATCAAAGGGATTATTCAAATGAATGCAACAGCTCTGCATTCCACCAGTGTACATTTGCATGTTTGTGATGTGAAAATATGTCTAACCGTCACGTCAAACACAAGAGAACAGCCTATTTACATCAGACTCATCTGCATCCTCAGCTTTCAAACTGTATAaaaggataaataaatattttt contains:
- the fam43b gene encoding protein FAM43B, which gives rise to MLPWRRNKFVLVEDEAKSKPKSLGTGLTYHSILSSLLRSCPDLLPDCPFDWVGSIFHTKRQKVELNKEEPVYNVRYLGSVVTITAKGDGCTQEAVAKIWARSNYGDQSVKMRLTVGPQGIRMSADKSGKKKPIHLYSLNRITYCTADPCRPKILAWIYRHQVKNMAVVLRCHAVLVSKSEKAQAIAHSLYQNATSAFSEFKRLKRQSDFRHCQQQLLGEEAVPLMPLRRLLNGQCHYRPPADNPGTATRLCSITEEEEEEEECEKESKDRKEEVKEAEEDVEEQQDKQKVLTTNTDPTQLLSKLDIGDIARLEQCQINFVSDSNNNTFTFITSLV